A single genomic interval of Trichosurus vulpecula isolate mTriVul1 chromosome 6, mTriVul1.pri, whole genome shotgun sequence harbors:
- the LOC118852832 gene encoding mas-related G-protein coupled receptor member H-like, whose translation MTCNNSSNGSQGINTCFPKIGPNTEPHIMIFINLVTCLCGLLGNGIVLWFLSFHVKRSHFTIYILNLTVTDFSFLLGRMIWYFTKILYIYTSELLTKCHMFYICHGTLVFNIFLYNTGLGFLTVISVERCLSMLFPVWYRYHHLKKKSPPICSFIWSLSVFMAVLEFYFEVYMGDTYKTWRYIISIFSCVLNFLVSMPLMVLSSLILFLKSWKRSQHHHPAKLHITILVTILVFLIFGLPQKIWFVVHFGFKVDVSRSVSIIFELLSCINSSANPAIYFFVGNLWKNKKRKSLKLTLLRAFKEDFQGREDRMTLPATSSDTIERRNPQK comes from the coding sequence ATGACCTGCAACAATTCTAGTAATGGTAGCCAGGGGATTAATACCTGCTTTCCAAAAATTGGTCCTAACACAGAACCCCACATCATGATCTTCATTAATTTGGTCACTTGCCTCTGTGGGCTGCTGGGAAATGGCATCGTCCTCTGGTTTCTCAGTTTCCACGTTAAGAGAAGCCACTTTACCATATACATCCTCAATCTGACAGTCACTGACTTCAGCTTCCTCCTGGGACGAATGATTTGGTACTTCACCAAGattctttatatatatactaGCGAGCTTCTTACCAAGTGCcacatgttttatatatgtcatGGAACCCTTGTATTCAACATATTTTTGTACAACACAGGGCTGGGCTTCCTGACGGTCATCAGTGTGGAGAGGTGTCTGTCCATGCTCTTTCCCGTCTGGTATAGGTACcaccatttgaaaaagaaatctcctcCCATCTGTTCTTTCATCTGGTCCCTCTCAGTCTTCATGGCTGTCCTGGAGTTTTACTTTGAAGTCTACATGGGGGACACCTACAAGACCTGGAGATACATCATCAGTATCTTTAGCTGTGTACTCAACTTCCTGGTGTCTATGCCCCTGATGGTTCTATCCAGCCTGATTCTCTTCCTGAAGTCCTGGAAGCGATCCCAGCACCACCACCCTGCTAAGCTCCACATCACCATTTTGGTAACCATCCTCGTGTTCCTCATCTTTGGCCTTCCCCAGAAGATTTGGTTTGTTGTCCATTTTGGGTTCAAAGTGGATGTCAGCAGGTCTGTCTCTATTATCTTTGAGCTTCTCTCCTGCATAAATAGCAGTGCCAACCCTGCCATTTACTTCTTTGTTGGCAACCTCtggaagaataagaaaagaaagtccCTGAAGCTGACTCTTTTGAGGGCCTTCAAGGAGGATTTCCAAGGTAGAGAAGATAGAATGACACTCCCTGCTACCAGCTCAGACACCATAGAGAGGAGGAACCCACAGAAGTAG